From the genome of Tripterygium wilfordii isolate XIE 37 chromosome 6, ASM1340144v1, whole genome shotgun sequence:
ACCTCCATGGACCCGGTGGCCGGTGCTCCGTTACTGGAATAGATCACGGCGACGAAGGTTTATTACAACCACGAAGCTCAACTTCCCGGTAGCCGTTCGTTTCACCTCTCGCAAGTAAATTGCTTGGAAATTTTAGGGGAGGAGTGGGGACGTTTAAAATTAGAATATACTCTAAACATTGCCTCAAACCCTTAAACCCTGGTTATTGTTGTTTGGTTCTCACTTGCAAGTCAAACCACTAGTGTGCAAACACACTCATTGAAAATCGAAATGGCTCTCTCTCGAACTGAGAGAAGTTCTATTCAGAAAATAATTAGCACCAGAATGAGTAGCTCCGTGCGCAGTTACTCTACCTGCAATTTCTCAAGTTACGGAGAGTAAAACCCATTCAGTGTCTCCTTTTGCTTTGCTATCGCGTCGATTCACCTCTCAAGTTTCTGCTGCATCGGGTCAAATGAATCTGATAAAGCAATTGAGGGAACAAACCAGCGCCCCCATCAAGGACGTCAAGTTGGCTCTCGTTGATTGCAACTGGGACATAGGtaatactttcttttttttattgtagtTTGGATTTTGTGGTTTATGTGTGCTTATCGTGGCTTCAATTGCGATGCAGAGGCTGCACAGAAGTAGCTGGGGAAAATAGGGAAGGTTCTAGCGTGGAAAAAGTCATCCCGGACAGCCTCGGAGGGGTTGCTAGCCTTGGCACAGCATGAGGGGAAGGCTGCTGTGATTGAACTTAACTGTGAGACTGACTTTGTTGTTAGAAATAAAATCTTTCAGTACTTGGTTAGTGTTTATGTTTGTGACTATTTTAATTGCTTATATTATCTCTGTTGTTAGATTGTTGAAACTTTGTGACTACTATTTATCACAATTTTATTTAAAGCTGcttaatttttagtgttcttgtaggCCTTGCCTTTAACATGGCGAGTTCTATTGTTTGACGATTTGTAGCAAGCTTCTGCTGCATATCCTGTTAGGCCCGAAAATTTGGAGGTTATTTTTTCTATGATATATTGCTATCCTTCTTTTTAGGTCCCTGGTTTCACATTCTGGTGGTTCAGTTTTTTCATCATTAACATGGTCAACCGTGTTGGAATTTGTTCGATTAACATGGTCATGGTTTCGCTGAAAACAGCAAAGTTTAGCAATATTCTATGATGAGTCTGCCAACACGGTCTCTGTGTGTGCATTTACTTGTATTTGTATGTCGATGAATTTAAGTTATAATCTGTATAAGTTATAAACTGCCTTTTCATATTATTATGTTCCTACTTCTGAAAATTCAAGCTATTTACTGGTGTGGTCTCAGGCAGAAAGTACAGGGAAGTCTCAGATGGCAATAGAAAAAATGGTAGACGGTCGTTTGCGTAAGTACTATGAAGATGTTATTCGAACGTAGAGACTATACACCTCTACTTGATGGCACATGTTGTCCTCCATGCTTAAAGTGTGTGGTTTATTTCTCCCTAGTCGATTGTACTTCTGATAGTCTTTTACTGCCGTCATATGTTGGTTGTCTTTTCGGTTCTTGACTTGAGGCCAAGCTCTTACAAAATATAATGTCTTAGTTTTTGTAGAATTACAATTGTTCTTCTCCTCTTAACCAGAGGCTCGATATGAAAAATGCTGTTCTTCTTCCACATTCGGACCATTGATTTTTTGCTACAGGCATTGCAGCATTGTGGGTGTTAAGAATCCTGaggttccccccccccccccctcttttcCCGGAATGGCAGGATAATTctatcaatattatttgaattgCTTACACCTGCAATTGGTCTCTGTTATATATCCTAGGCCAAGATGCTTGATGTTATAAATGACTGAGTCGCATATCTTAAACATGCAATGTATTTACTACTCAGTCCTTCACACATCGTTTTGAGAGTCGCTTATATTAAACATGCAATGTATTAAGTCCTTCACACATCGTTTCTTACAGGAAATTACAGTAGACGACAAGGGATGAAACAAGAGATGAAAGGGAGGTAGTTGGCCTATGACAACAGACAACCAACAACTGCAAGGCCTAATGGAACTTGAGGTTAGTCAAGATATTGTTGTTGACAGGATCGGCCAAATGATCCAGAAGGTTTTGGAATGGCCCAACTCCTGTAACAAGAGCTTGTATGAAATAACCCACGATTGCCAACATAGCTAGTCTTCCATTCTTCACCTCCTTCAGCTTCAAATCCTTCAATGACTTCTCATCTTTTCCAAATCCAAGAGGGTTAAAGAATGGTCCTCCAGGGTAAGCTGGATTGCCAGACCCTCCCAAACCCTTCTCCAATCCCAAGAAATACTGCTTACCCATAGAACCAGGATTGTACCAATCTTGGAATCTTCTGTGCTCTGCAAAACCCATTAGTGCCATCTCAAACACAAACAGTGTGTATGGGTCTGCCCAGTAGTTGTATGTCCCAGCGGGAGGAATCACGCCAGTTTTGAACCAAGGGAGGGCAGTTTCTGGAGGAATGAGTCCAAGCTTCCCAAAAATCTCAGGAGCAATAGCACCAACTGCACCTAACATGGCATATCTTCCATTGATGATCTCACCATAGGCCAACCATCTTGGCTCTATGAACCCTCCAGTGCCTTCAGGGTCTGAGAGTCCTAGCGGGTCGAATCCAAAGTCACCAGGGAGGCtgtaaaataaatttcagcATCAAATGCTAACTAGAATTCGTCTGATAGTCAAGACAAAACTGATGTAGGTGCATGAGTTTACCTGCCATCCAGGTAAGTAAGGCTTTGTTTCGATGCAAACCAAAGTTGTCTGTCTGCTCCTTGCTGCAAAATAGTATAACCAAAGGCTTTAATTAGTAAGGTATGTAATTGAGTAATAGAAAATTAGAAACCAAAAAGTGAGTTCGATGAAATTAAGGACCTTGACTGGGGGAGTGGAAGCAGCCCTGACAACAAAGGAAGCTCTCCTTGATGACCCAATTGGAGACTGAATTGGTTTTTGCTCCAAATATTTGCCTAGCAGCCTCCATTGAAGAGGTCAGAGAGGATGATACCAGTGCTTGAGTtgccatttcttcttctttgcttccCCTTGCTTTCTACGAAAATTTTATATTGAGAACTGAAAAGAATTATGGTGCTCTTGCCTACAATAAACAAGGCAGGCAGAGTTAGAATGAATCCAGGCCACTACTTGAGGGCTTGAAATCCTGGTGTATTTGAGAGGTGGGCCAAGTTTAAGATTAGGTTGTGATCTGGTTGTCCAACTGGGTGTGCACAAGTAGGATGAATAACTAGATAAACGATATTGATAACCTTTGATGTTGCTGACACAACATCTCCTGTGCCAAATGGCAACTTCTCGACCATACTACTCCTTCGGCATTGcctcccaagtcctcaaaaaatcTGGTGGTGTTAGATTCACAGACACCCAGCACGTTCTAAATCACCATGTCTTTCGGGCCTCGGCCCTTCACTCGTAGTAATTCCAATGGGCCTTGGTCCAGTCCAGTCTAGAATACGGCACAAAGAAACCCAAAGGAAGGGATTAATTATTTGCACACAGAGTTAAACTCACTGCACACATTTACTTAACACACCTAAAGAAAAAAATCTAATACACATTATACTTCCTAAATTACCCTTTcatccaataaaataaattttgtttttctctcttaatcaatttatcaatttgtGAAGAGGGTATGTAGGATCAAAAAATTTTCAATGCCTTAGTAATAGAAAAGATTAAAACCCATTCGATTAAATGaccaaatgaaaaaaataaaattgaatggcattgaaaatataaaattttctatTGCTAACCCACCAGTGCTTCTATTCAAAACCAGTCAAACAAGGAGAAGAAACAACCATGGTTGacctttctcttcctcttctatAACAATGAAAACCACATCCCCTTCTCTTTCACTCTATCTatgtctctcttcttcctctctatATTTCTTTTAGAGTTCGTGGCAAGATTTACAGTTCTGTTGGGATATTGGGGCAACAAAGCAGATCAAGTTGGGAGTAACTTCTAATTTATCTTTAATTGAGTTTGAAATTAAGAAACTTATtgtgttaaaaaaatttaattaaaaatattagggttataatttaatttgattgtattgagaaagaAATATGGGTGTAAAAAGTAAATAGGtttttaaataatttcatataaggataattttataaatttaaatattttaaaaaaatatgtgtgCAATGAGTCAAATTGGTGTGCAAATTATGGCTTCCCCAAAAGAATTCACAAAGCGTCCCTTGAAGCCCAAACTGAAGCATTTTTCATTTATTCCTTTAGGCCCTTCTTTCGCCACAAGGCCCATAACCCTAATTTGGGCTTCGGTCCCATATATATTGACTACAGGGCCTTTATTACTTCGGCTAAACCCAAACCCTTAAGATGGACAATGATTCGGATTCTAATAGACCTGCAAAATCTGTCGGCGGTTGTGATTTGTGAATAATCAATAATGCCATCGAAACAGTTCAAAATCATGGAGACCAAGGCAGAGAAAGCTTGTTAGGTCGCATATTATTCACTTTAGGGGAGCAATattgaatttgaaaaaataaaaaataaaacttcgAGGTTGAAATTCTAAAAAGAAGAACACCTGGAGGGGCACAACTGAAATCGCGTCAAACAAGAGGGGTCAGTGTgaaaaaataatcaattttaTTGATCGGGGCAAAACTGTAACTGTGTAATAGCGAAAGTccaaggaggagagagagacgCAGAGACAGAGAGCGAGACAAAGGGAGGAGGAGATGCTGGACAATTCAACGacatctgctgctgctgctgaaccAGTTCTCAAGCGCTATGCACCTCCCAATCAAAGGCaagcgctctctctctctctctctctgatctCTGTCGTTAACTTGTTCACACCTTCTTGATGCGTTATATGAATTATCGtgcatttctttttgttttactGAACGTTACAGAACTCGGTCTCTCAATAGGCGCAAATCAGCAGGTTAGTGTTTTTACTAGTCTCAAATATGATCATATTAGCTTTCAACATTGATTTTTTATTCCGGTTCTTCCTTTAGAACTGCAGTGTGCTCGTACACACTCTAAATTATAGTTATTGTTGGACATTTTcgtttattagtttttttaataAGCTAAAGCTATGGTTTTTGGGGGTGATGGTGGCTCAATTACCTCCAGTTGGTTTCCTTACCTTCAACATTACTCCACTTAATTGGTGGGAACTGCGGTCTGGAGGTGAAAGTGACTACATCCCAATTATGAATTATGTGCttcaaatgaaaaatcataCATGGGTGAATTTTTTCACCTCCCTTATCTTTCCAAGGATGTGCCAGCCGAAATTTCAATTGTTTCCTTTCTGTTTCATACTTTCATGCCGTTGCTGTTTTGCATTGGGTCCCATTGATCTTTCCGTAGGAACTGGCTACTTTCTCATCATCATTAAAAGGCATGTTATGGCTGaagtagttttaattttttctgtCTCTTTTTCTAAAGCTAATTGCTGCTCTTGTGGGTGTGTGTTTCATTATGTATTTTACTCACGTTTTAGAAGATGTTATGGGAAAGTTATACTGATTCATTATTGATAATGTAATTGAGTTCTAGTGTAATGTCCTTGAGCTTGTCATGCAGATCGGATGCCTTTTGCAACAATAGTAAATTTTGAGCCCTGACACTGATTGTCATGTGTAAATTGAGGTTTCATTAAAATTTGCAGATCAACTTGAATatgctaaattttttttgtgggatTGATGCAGAGAAGAATCAGTCTGTCACTTTAAGAAATATTCCTGCTGCAGAACATGGTGAGACGGGGAGCAGCAGCCTCTTGAACGAGAACACTCATCCAGTGCTAATAGCTTTAGAAGGGTGTTCCCACAGTGCAGCTTCTCATTTTTTGAATGAACGTACATTTCCACTACCTTTGCATGGATGCTtgtataaattattatattgatTTGTATGTTGTTCCATCTTTAGAgttattttttgaaaagtaCCATATAGCAATGACCTTAAACGGATGTCATATATCAAGTAATTGATAATCTGGAaacaaattgaatttatttggtaTTCCAATGAGCAGAACAACTTCTGCTGTATGTTCATGCAGTCTACTAATAATTGTACTGGAATCAGGATGTCCCTGCTACTTAAAAAATATAACCATGACCTTGAGAGCTTGGGTTTCTCAGAAATGTGAAGGTGTTTTAGGGGTTTCTTTGCTCCACCTTTGAGATGCagagttaatttttgtttgagaatttTACCCAGTAGTCTTAGCCTTTACATTCATTGTGCCATTCTGAATTTGTTCTGCAGATTATCTAAGTATAATTAGCAACTTTCTACTGAGAGTGATGGACTTGTGGTATGGTGATTTTAAGGTCATATGCATGCAATTTTTTGTCATGTAATTAccgttttatgcatttttatgTGCAGGTTGGGTGGCTGCAATGAATTTCTATAATAATACGACAATAGATTTATCTGGTGAGTGTGGAGCGAACCTGAAGTTTCATTATTTTGTGACTGCTTAACTGGTCTGGAAATTGGTGTTTCGAATTTAATTTGAGAATAActatttggttttggaaataCTTATTTATATCATCCATATTTGTGTGTCTTTTGTCTTGGCACTATGAAATCTCTATGATTGTAAAAGAAGTAGCGTTCTTAGAAATTATTGGTGGTTGACTGATATTGTATGAGATTTACAGCTTTTATTGCTgccttatttgtttattttctttccatCTGAACACAAAAAATAAGTGAAGAAACTCGAGTATATTGGAAGAAATGAGGTCCTGCTCAAAATTTTTGAGCTCAAATTGATATTAACTGCCCCCATTTACAGTGGCTTGTCTAAAATATTTGTGCTTTAAAACGTTTAAAATTACTGATTAGCTTATATGTTCAGAGAGGCCAGTTATGTACTCTGGAAGTAGCGCATCAGCATGGGGGCATTTCAGACTTCCTCACCAGGTATACATGATACTTTctttgccccccccccccccccaccccctctctctctctctcgctctcgctttctctctctttattttggatttgttgTCCTCAGCTCATGTCTCAAGCAAATAGTGCTGGAGATTCTTCTGGGTTGCGGATGGACTTCTTGACTGAACTTCGCCATGCCATGGCCAAAGCTAATACTGGTTCTGACTATTAACATTCCCATGAACTTTACAAAATCAACTTATGTTTGCCTCATGGTTAAAGTACCTTTTGAACTCTTGTGCTTTGTTTCAATGCCAGATGTAATTTATTTTGTATAACCATGGTCCAAAGGCAAAACCATGGTCCAAAGGCAACAATGTACTTTAACTTAATCGGGCTTGTGCTTTTCAGATGGACCCTATGTAGCTATTTTATGGATTTGCAtttttcaacaattttcatgGAATCTAAAATACTACGAGaccttttgtgttttgatgattgatgtGTTAATATTTCTTTTATAGACTCGTCTGCTTATTCTTTGCAAACTGGGATGATCCCTTGAGCTGCCAAACGCTTTTCAACCCAGAAAACAACGTGTTGTGAAGTGGTTTTCTTCTCATCAATGAGGAAGGGCTCAACTGTGCTTGCTCCTGAGCTGTTGGACTGGAGGATAGGGAAAACCCTTTGGGACCTGCTTTGGGACAAGATAACagagctcaactctctataAGTTGCAGTAAGAGAACAAATGCACAGTTTTTGAAAGCAAGTCAAACCCAGGAAAGAATGCCAGAAATGAATATGAATTGCCGTGCTTTAGAAAGGAACCATCCAACTGTTATTTTGAAggggaaaataaaaacaaaaactggaAATCAGGAAGAGATTAGAAACAGTATTGGGTTGGGGATTAAGAAGGAATGAGTTACATGTTATAGGTAAAATGCAGTAAATGAGAAAGTGGCAGACTTACCCTGTTTTCTTGGAAAGAAAGCTCTGATTCAGAGATGTTATCTTGAACTTCAAAAATTGCTCTTAATGCAGGAATTATATCTTCCTCCATCATCCATGGCAGCGGCTTAGCCGGAGCTTTTGCAGCTGGTTTAGGCTTTGGTGGTGGAGCCTTCTTTTCAGCTGCCTTCGCCTCCTTGCTTGTCAGCAGTATCAGCCGTAGGCCCGTTGTGAAGACCCTAGAATATAACGGCCCGGCTTAAACGGGCCAGCGAAGCATTCTCTTTACTCTAGAGCCCTTTGCCTATATTGGACTATCCTATTGGCACATATTGTAATATTGGGCTAACCCTTTTACGCCCGCAGTGTATTCTCTGGAATGGCAGGGCCTGGATTACACGGCCACAACAAGGCATAGCAAGCCCGCGGCCCAAGAATTTGAGCCCTTAATTTGAACGAAGCCCGGCCCTCCAAACATCATAGTCATGACTCAGGAGCATGACAGTGTACACGTGGGTCACATCAATTGGCCAAAAGTATAACATAGGGCTAACATTCCTGCTTTGTGGAATCCGAAATTAGTGGAGGACAAAATCGATCTGTTCATCAACCACCAATCCTAATTCCCCAAAATCGATCGCACCTAAACAAATCAAGACAATTTAAGAATATAAATAATCCATCCTTCCATTGTTGTCTAATGCCGAAAGAATCAATAATTGTATTTTAATCCTTTGATGGCTATCTATTTCTTATTataattactttttattttatgtgaAGGATGCTTTCCTTCTATAAACGTGGACTCACTCTGATTATCAGTCGATCAGAGAGTGAGATCGCTGTGTTTGTTTGAGCCAAAAAATTTCACAGGAAGAGAggtaggagaagaagaagaagatggaggtAGGATTTTTGGGGCTCGGGATAATGGGAAAGGCTATGGCCATGAATCTACTTAAGAATGGCTTCAAGGTTACTGTTTGGAACAGGACGCTCGCTAAGGTACTCCCAGTCAAGTTCTACTATGTAGTATGCAGTAATGATTcgtattttgattttgattgattttatgcATGTATTTCCTAGAATCATCTCGAGAATCTACAGACCAATATGATTAtggactgttttttttttttttgtgtttcgaTTTCTAGCAATTTGCAAAGCTCAAGTACAGATTAGTTCATTAAGCTGATGAGACTTGGAGGCCTTGATATCTCTTGGTTATAGTTTCGGTGAAATTCGTGTTATTTCTTGTGTTAAgtagtttgaaattgaactctTAATGATTTATGTTTTGCTCTTTTGATTGTCAGTGTGAAGAACTGGTGGAGTTTGGGGCAACAATTGGAGATACCCCTGCAGCTGTAGTCAAAAAGTGCAAGATTACAGTTGCAATTTTATCTGATCCTTCAGCTGCTCTTTCTGTCAGTATTTCTACTGCAGCTCTTCTTGTTTACGCTAATGAATTTTCTTCTTAAATTTTTCCTTGTTTGTGGTGATCACTTAGGTGGTTTTCGACAAAGATGGCGTTCTTGAGCAAATCGGCAGTGGAAAAGGGTATATTGACATGTCAACGGTGGATGATGATACTTCCTCAAAGATTCACAAGGTTTGTATTGCCACTTGCTGCTCATCCGTTTCGTCTCAGCCCGTTTTGTGACTTCGTTTATTTCAGCAATGGTCTAGTGACTGTAATCATTAAATACATAGTCTTGTTTCAGACTTGGtgtttttgatgctttagaaattagCGATTGAGGTTCAATGTTCCCTTAAATAACCATGGTTCTAAAAAGAAACTTACATTGTCAGAGATGTCAACAAGCAACCAGCTTATAAATTTGTAACTTGTTTTGAATGGTATGTTCTTTCTTTCATTATTCATAAAATTTGCAGATACTTTCCTTTGACATCTTTATATAGCTTATGAGGCCTCTGTCACATTTGATGCTACTTGTTTTTGTCGTATGATAAACATAACATTGAGCCAGCTTTAGATATATTATCAAACTAAGGTATGCAGCTGGTATCTTACAGGCGGTTACAACTAAGGGCGGTTCTTTCCTTGAAGCTCCTGTATCAGGCAGCAAAAAACCTGCAGAAGATGGTCAACTAGTAATTCTTGCTGCTGGGGATGAGGTAGATTGatattttgtttaattatttatgCTTTCTTGAATTAATTCTAGTGCAATAGATTGCATACTTTATGTCCTAATACATTGAACAACTTGTCCAAATAATGGAGGCTGTAAAGTTGGCAAACCTCAATGCAGTCTCCTATGCTTTTGGTTTACTTttgaagacatatatatatctggTAGCTAAAGGCAAAAAACCCAATATAGATTTTCAAATCTGTTAGTAATTACAATGATTTGATCCTCGAATAGATAGATGGATAATTCGGCAATGTAGTGTCTATCTCATTGGATTCCCATACTTGAAGCTTTCCTCGAATGGCTGTTTTGCTCTCATGCAATATGTGAATAATTCACTTACATTTCTTATGATCAAAACAAAATATGGAAGAATAAAACTGAGATAGAGGAGTCTGTGGCATAATTATCTGAAAACCTTTATGCCACTGCTAGCTGTAGATTTGTATATGCAATATTATGATGTTAGGTTAAAATCGTGGCATTTGCATGTGAACTCCTAAAATTCCTCATTTATCTTTTCAATAGAATAGactattctctctcttcccccTTCCCCTTTTCTCTCTGTAACTGTATAGATGCAACTTACTAGCACCAATTGCTTTTCCCATCGTAAATTATTATTGCTTGGCAAAATGTAGGCTTTGTATGAGGAAGCAATCCCTGCTTTCGACGTCTTGGGAAAGAAGTCTTTCTTCTTGGGGCATGTTGGAAATGGAGCAAAAATGAAACTTGTTGTCAACATGATAATGGGCAGGTAATTGTTGCTTTTATAAGGATGATCTTGGAAGTGGAGTCTTTCTGAAATCAAAACCAGTAAAATATAAGCCagcatatttttaataaaatgtgTGTATAGATAATCAATGattctgggttgtttttgtAGTAACATGGGCCTATCTGTCATCGGGATTATATGATTTGTCTACGTAGTAGTGGAAGTTAAAAAGTTCCCCTAAGATATCAGTGTTAGCAATCAAACTTGCTGAAATCCTTACCCATCATGATACTTAAATCATATCCATCATACTAGTCCTTTTCTATACCCATCTAAGATATAACCGACTTCCAAAAAATTTGATCTTTTCTTGATTGCTGGAATAACCATATGATAGTGTTGGATATTTGATAGTGTGTATCTCAGAGATGAATTTCAGGATTTCCAACTGTAACCAACCAGAACAGTCTTGTACCATGGAGCCTTAATTCGCCTAGAACTGTATCTGAGATGTTTAAAATACACACAATGTAGGATAATTAATGATTTTGACATTTTAAACTTTCCCTTTGCTGATATTCTGGTGTCTGTATGCACGTAAATGGAAGATATTGGTTTTTGTGACTTGTGCTTTGCAGTATGATGAATGCGTTCTCAGAAGGACTTGTGCTAGCTGAAAGGAGTGGACTGAACCCTCATGCTCTTCTTGATGTACTGGTAAGCCATCGACAATTTTTTGTGTTAACTTCTGTTGGTTTTTAGGACAACTGTTGATGCCCCTGCATCTTGGCAGGATCTAGGTGGAATTGCTAATCCAATGTTCAGGCTTAAAGGGCCCACTATGATCCAGAATAATTATTCCCCAGCATTTCCTCTAAAACATCAGCAGAAGGACATGAGATTGGCTCTTGCCCTGGGAGATGAAAATGCCGTGTCAATGCCCGTAGCAGCTGCAGCCAATGAGGTTGTATATTCTTACTTAAATGTTAGTTGGCTGTCTCTAGACATTAAAAGGTGGTAGCAATATTTTTGAGTTGGATAGCCATGCCATGTTAATTAATATGATATTATGAACGTCTGGAAAAGACAAGCTGCttcctatttttttaaaacaagaaataaaCAGCACAGAGCTCCGGCAAGGCAAACATGGTTAAATAATGGTATACTAATCATTAGAACTTACACCAGTTATCGAATTGTTCTTTCTATCACATCAAATACAAAATTGGTGAACTATGAATCAGAGTTTATGTATGGGATTTACCTCCAATTCTTAATTCTCAATGTACAGAGCTGACATATAGACAGATGGGATGAGAATGTGAATATGTGATCCAAGTTTCAGTCTGTTCTTCAAAACAGCGTCGTTAAGTATTACATGTCAGAGGAAGTTTGTCTGtaaattgcactgaaacatgGTATTTTACAATTCCCTGTAGGCTTTCAAGAAGGCCAGGAGCATGGAGCTAGGTGACCTCGACTTCTCAGCTGTTCATGAAATTGTGAAGATTCACAAGAGTTCATCTTGATACTATGGcctttaatagcataaagcgcAATGGTGAGATCAAGCTTTCCTTGTCATTTCCTTAAGAGGTAGCTCTGTGCGCATGATAAAAATGTAACATCACTATAGTTAAACCTTTGGCATATGGTACAATTGTGGAACATTTATTAAAGCTTTCTGTTTGGTGAAATGACGATCGAGCAGCTAATTTTGGATTCCTGAATTACACCGGTAATCGAGATACACATCAttatgctaaactagagtggCTATTGAAACTAATTATAGATGAAACATGATCTCTTTGATGCATTTGACTTGTAGCATGATTTtagatatataataataatgttgCGCAAAGGCTCACTTTATCCTCTACAAAATTGCCTGCGAAAACAGCAACATTGACAAGTTTATAAAGAGAATCCAGGAATGGTTCCCTTGGTGTTGTAATGCACGAGAGCATAACAATGTCACACATATATCATTAGGGTATATCTCGATATAACCGAAAACAGAGTTGATACAAACCACCGTGAATCTCAGCTACTTTAGCGGAGCCCATAACTTACTTTTTTACTACGTTTGATAATAATCCTGAACAAAGTAGGCTTTTAGCTGTTCAGAAGAAATTCAACAATAACTTCAGCAATAGCACAACCATTTTATTATTCTTTAGGAATGAATTTACATCCAACTAATTACACAAATTGCTGATGTAAAGGATTGCACAAACCTTTCATGGAAAATAAAGTAGAATCAATCCTAGTCTCACTGCCAACAATATTgaacaaaaggaaaaatcaaGACACAAGCCGCAAACCGTTCAACGGGAAAGGGTCTTGAGAAAGAAAGTATCATCTTGTATTATGTGGTAATGAACTATGTAaatcagtaaaaaaaaattattttgcctATTACAACAAGTGGATTGTTAAGTATGCATGATCGAGGAAAAACCACTGTCAAAAGTAAAATAGACTAATAGAGTTGCAACATAATTCCCGGCAAAATATCAATGAAGGTTATTTTGCTATTACAGGGAACAAGGTAAACGTTCGTTAACCAAAAACTTGGTTTCCTCTCTATATTTATCCATCG
Proteins encoded in this window:
- the LOC120000571 gene encoding LOW QUALITY PROTEIN: photosystem I chlorophyll a/b-binding protein 3-1, chloroplastic-like (The sequence of the model RefSeq protein was modified relative to this genomic sequence to represent the inferred CDS: deleted 1 base in 1 codon), which produces MATQALVSSSLTSSMEAARQIFGAKPIQSPIGSSRRASFVVRAASTPPVKQGADRQLWFASKQSLTYLDGSLPGDFGFDPLGLSDPEGTGGFIEPRWLAYGEIINGRYAMLGAVGAIAPEIFGKLGLIPPETALPWFKTGVIPPAGTYNYWADPYTLFVFEMALMGFAEHRRFQDWYNPGSMGKQYFLGLEKGLGGSGNPAYPGGPFFNPLGFGKDEKSLKDLKLKEVKNGRLAMLAIVGYFIQALVTGVGPFQNLLDHLADPVNNNILTNLKFH
- the LOC120000580 gene encoding uncharacterized protein LOC120000580; translated protein: MATSRPYYSFGIASQVLKKSGGVRFTDTQHRKSKEERETQRQRARQREEEMLDNSTTSAAAAEPVLKRYAPPNQRTRSLNRRKSAEKNQSVTLRNIPAAEHGETGSSSLLNENTHPVLIALEGCSHSAASHFLNERWVAAMNFYNNTTIDLSERPVMYSGSSASAWGHFRLPHQLMSQANSAGDSSGLRMDFLTELRHAMAKANTGSDY
- the LOC120000581 gene encoding uncharacterized protein LOC120000581 translates to MTMMFGGPGFVQIKGSNSWAAGLLCLVVAVVFTTGLRLILLTSKEAKAAEKKAPPPKPKPAAKAPAKPLPWMMEEDIIPALRAIFEVQDNISESELSFQENRLDGSFLKHGNSYSFLAFFPGSQRVFPILQSNSSGASTVEPFLIDEKKTTSQHVVFWVEKRLAAQGIIPVCKE
- the LOC119999815 gene encoding glyoxylate/succinic semialdehyde reductase 1-like is translated as MEVGFLGLGIMGKAMAMNLLKNGFKVTVWNRTLAKCEELVEFGATIGDTPAAVVKKCKITVAILSDPSAALSVVFDKDGVLEQIGSGKGYIDMSTVDDDTSSKIHKAVTTKGGSFLEAPVSGSKKPAEDGQLVILAAGDEALYEEAIPAFDVLGKKSFFLGHVGNGAKMKLVVNMIMGSMMNAFSEGLVLAERSGLNPHALLDVLDLGGIANPMFRLKGPTMIQNNYSPAFPLKHQQKDMRLALALGDENAVSMPVAAAANEAFKKARSMELGDLDFSAVHEIVKIHKSSS